In Deefgea piscis, the genomic window TAATCAAAACACAGTCAGCACGCTTTACGATGTCGATCACTTCAGCAATCACTTCATCAATCCATTCCCAATCGAGCTGCAAAGCCAAACCATAACAACAGGGTATTTCATCCCAGCACTACGTCATCATGCCAGCGCGATCAATACCCTTCATACGCGCAAAGGCAATATCTAAGCTTTGCGCTCAACATCATCTTTCCTTGTGCTCAGCAAGACGAAGACATAAAAAAACCGCCGTAAACGGCGGTTTTTAACATCCTGACAACAGTCCAAAGCTTAATTCAATTGCACGGTATAACCGGCTTGGTTGCTTGGGTGATCTTTATTCACAAATACAGCGCGATCATTTTTCACCATTAACACTTGGAAGAACGGTTTGAAACGCTCATCGCTCACACCAAATGCCGCTTGAATCTTGGCAAACAAGGCTTGTTCTTCTGGCTCGGCTTCGCCATCAGAGAATGCTGAATCGAGCAGATTCATCAAAATGCACATTTTTTGCGCATCGGTTAACACCGGTGTCGCTTCGGCCAAGAAAGTATCAATCGAATTTTTTTGGCGATACGCCAAAGCACGATCGAGCAACTGTTTATTTTGCGCGCCAACACCGATCGCACCGCTGCTTGATTTTTGGCCGCCCAATACTGACAACAAATGGCCGACTTCTTCGTTATCCATCTCGCCATCAGCCGACATCATGTATAAAAGGCCAGTCGCAAAAGCGAAATGTGGACTCATCGTCGTGCTGGTGTCGCTCTTGAACATATCAAACAAACCCATCTCAATTCCCCTTTTTATAAATCAATCAAATGAGTACTACGATCTAGTCAATTCAGACCTTGCTCCGCGCAATGAGTTCCACATCGGCAGCAATCTATTTAACAATATGCATTGGGTATTGAGATGCAGTGATTAAATCTACTGCGCCAGCGGCCAATACGTCGACAATCTCAACGAGTGATTTGCCGCCGCATATAAAAAAACCGCTCCAATTGAATCGAGCGGCTTGGGCTGTGTTGGATGAAATCAGTGCTGCGCACGCTCCACCCAACAGGGCTACTTAAGCTTCTGGTGGTTCTGGTGGTTCTGGAATATGTAGAGTACGCGTTGGAAAGGCAATCTGCGCGTGGTGCTGCTCAATAATGGCCGCAATTTGCAATAACACATCTTGTTTCACCGCATGAAAACGCACCCAGTCGGTGGTTTTGGTAAAGGTGTACAACATAATATCCAGCGATGACGCGGCAAATTGATTGAAATTAACGATGGTGGTTTGCGTCGAATCAATTTCGGGATGAGCGTGTAGCATTTCTTTAATCTGGCTGACAATGCTATGCACTTGGGCAATATCGTCATACCGCAGACCGATGGTTTCGCGAATACGCCGATGCGTCATACGCGAAGGGTTTTCGACCACGATGGAAGTAAAAATCGCATTCGGTACGTAAATCGGATTTTTATTAAAGCCGCGAATTCGCGTATGCCGCCAAGAAATTTTTTCTACCGTGCCTTCAATCTGCTTATCGGGTGAGCGTATCCATTCACCCACGCTAAATGGTCGATCCAAATAAATCGTCAAGCCACCAAAAAAATTGGCCAGCAAATCTTTGGCGGCAAAACCCACCGCCAAACCACCAATCCCACCCGCAGCAAGCACCCCAGAGACACTAAAACCGAGCGTCTGCAAAATGCTGAGTGCGGTGGCAATAACGACGATTAACCGCCCCAATTTGGATAAGGCATCCACCGTCGTAGAATCGACACTTTCGCCGCGCTCATAGCGATCACTCAAAAAGCTTTGGCTGGTCAAAGCAATCAAGCGAAATAAAAACCAAGCCAAGCACAGCGTCACCCCAACACTGCGTAATGGCGACGTTAAACCGACGATATTGACATGCAAATACTGTGGAATCAGCGTCAAAATATAGCTAATCCCCAGCACCCAAACCAAACTACGCAAAGCCGGCCGGGCTGCATGCACCAATACATCATCCCAGCGGGTATTTGATTTTTGCGCCAGCCGCGTCACTTGACGCAGTGCAAAAGCCAGCAAGGCATTCACCGCCACAATCACCAAAATGGCTAAGAGCACGCGATGAACTTCGGGCGTGTCAAACAACAGCGTTTTAAGTTGAGTAAGCCAAGAGTCCACCGGCGGTTTCCTTATACAGTCAATTTAAATCAAGCGCCGCGGCATGCTTAGCGGCAAAGGAGCGTACTTTGGCATTGCACACCAGCCATGTCTGCGCCAAATTACCGCGCTCGCCCAATCAATATAAGGGATGATTGGCAAGTCACCACCCACCCCAAACCGCCTTGCGGACTGCATCGCCAGAATCAATCTGGCGGTTTTCTGTTGTTGTTCAAATTGTTGGCAAGCAATTAACTGACTGAAGAATGCAATTTAAACAGCATTTTTCCTATCGTACGGGTATTAAAATCGGGATGTTTAATGGGTAAATTTTGTTCATCGATATATTGGCCCATAATCCGGCGTGCCACTTCTTTATCGCCAGTTTGAACATTAAACACTTGGATTTGCGTACTGTCTCGCTGCACCACGCGATACTGACTACCATCTTTTAACTCGATCAGCAGCTCAGCCTGAATCTCACCGATATCTTCTCCCACCCGCGAGCCCTGCCCAGCAACGGGTGAAAATGCGCCGATTGCATGGCGAATAAAAGCTTTTAGCGTATGCCGCATATATTCATTAATTGGATTAATTTCACCGCTGGCCTCGGCCAATAGCACTTGGCGCAGCAAAGCGACCAGACTAGCTTGCGTAGCTGAATGCCAATATAACCAAGCTTTATGATGCTCAGGGTTTAAATCCGTCAGATTGTCATACTCGGCAACCAGCGCACTGGTTTTGGATTCTGGCGTTAGAAATACCACCATCAACTTCTGAATCGTTGGATCATCTTGCAAAATGGCTTGGTAATAATCGCGCAGCTGCTTGGGATTAGCTGCACCGACTTTAATCTTATTCTCGATAATAATTCGGTATGGCACGCTATCAGCCTTACCCAATAGAGTGAGCTCAATATCAATGTCTTTTCTCGCGCCATCAAGCTGATAAGCCACCTCAAGCTCGGTACTCGAATTAATAAATTGGCAGCTCAAGATCTCAGCAAAATGCTCGGCACCGAGTTGCTCGAGAAAAACGCGTACAAAAGCATCCCCTAAACCGTGGTCTTCCGAACTATCTAATAAATACCCCAGCATTGCCGACATACTTGGCTCATGTAATCGCGCTTTGCCTTGACTTAAAACTTGAAAAATATTCATTTAAAATTAATCCACAATTCAATCAAAAGAAAAAACCACTGTAGCTACCAAGCTGCCGTATCAGTTTACCAAGGGTATATGAATGCAGCATATATCTGGGCTTTATTTCTGGTCAATACCCATAGAAAATAGGCAATGCTCAGATTTTGTGTTGATGCTGTGCCGCGCTCGTTGAGCTGGGGCTTAAAAGCCCGTCCAAGCGCACCGAGTGAGGAGGGAGACAAACGGTTTTATCGTTTGGCTCACGACAATCGAGGGCACAGCGGAGCTGGGCGCGCACGGGTCGCCTTCTTTTGCTTACTTTTCTTGGCGAAGCAAGAAAAGTGAGTCCCCGTCGCGGACTGCGACTGTAAAACAATGTGCCGTAGGCACTTAAAATCATCAACACGTAATCTGAACAAAGCCAAAAAAATATGCCGTGAAAATAATTTACAATAAGCCGCATATTCATCCACCGGATTTTCTCGTGTCTTCACTTGCACTCATCCAACTGCTGCTAAGCAGCTATCGCCAATTGCTTGGGCATGATTTGGTGCCAGCCACCGACTCCTTAATCGATGCCGCGGCGTGGCTGCAGCATGAGGCGCCGTTTTGTGTGCTCGCGCATGATGCTAGCGACGACCCACGATTTATTTTTGCCAACGACAGCGCCCACCGCTGTTTTGACTACCCCGATGGCCAATTACTGGGGCTGCCATCACGGCTATCTGCCGCTGCACCTGATCAAGAAGAGCGCGAACAATTACTTAGCGCGGTGCGTGAACACGGTTACGCCTGCGGCTACCGCGGGCTGCGGATCGCCAAAACCGGACGGCGTTTTTGGATTGAAGACGTTACCGTATGGAATCTGATCGACGAGATGGGCGTGCGCCATGGTCAAGCGGCAACTTACCGCCGATGGTGCGATGCAAGCGATTCAACCCCCAGCAGCGCAGCCACGTAGCAACGCCCAAGCAATCACAAGATTCGCCACAATGACCGACTTAAAGCGGCGTTTGATGCTCGCTCGCTTTGACGACGCCGTCATAAAGAGTATGCTTACAACTCATAAAACAATACCAATAAGGTATGACGTCTGAGATGTGTCTGGGAAGCATATCAAGGCCAATTTGGACAGGCGAATCCCACTATGGATGGAGAGGATAATGAATAAAAAAATCAAACTCGCCGCACTGCTGGCTGCGCTATTTTTAAGCACCAGTGTGATGGCAGCCGATTGGGACAGCAAAGCCGTGTATACCGCAGGTGCCAGCGTCACCTATCAAGGTAAAAACTGGAAAGCCAAATGGTGGACTACCGGCGAAATACCCGGAGGCACGCAATGGGGACCTTGGGCAGTCGAAAGTAATCCATTACCAACAGCAAGCCCCACAGTAATACCAACTGCGACACCAACGACTAGCCCAACGGCAAAACCCACTGCAACACCAACCGCAATACCAACAGCCACCCCAACGGTAAAACCGACTGCGACCCCCACAGCAACACCGACAGCAACCCCAACAGTAAAACCAACTGCGACACCAACAGCAACGCCGACTGCAGCACCAACCGCAACACCAACCGCCACACCAACGGCGAGCCCAACACCGGGTGGCAATACTTGCGCGCCGGTGTGGAATCCGGATGAAATTTATCGTCCGAACTTAGGGCTAGTGATTCGCAGTGCCTATGGCAAAAACTACCAAGCCAATTATTACTCGAGCAATATCGAGCCTAGCGCCAACTCAGCTGTCGGCGGCGCATGGAAAGCACTTGGCGCGTGTACTGGCCCAAGCACACCGCGTGCCTCTGGCCCAGAAACCTTAGCCGAAGCGCAAGCGCACGAAACCGCAGCGATCAGCACGCCGTATATGCAAATGATCCGCGCCTCGGTCGCTACGCTCGACAATAAATTGGTTGAGCAAGTCACGCCGGGCAATCAAAGCAATCCAGCCAACGTTAAACGGGTGGAAGGCATTGTGTCGCAGCAGCAATGGAATTACTTCTTCCCAGAAGCCAATCCGGGCTACACCTACACCAACTTTTTGCGCGGCGTAGCGAAATTCCCAAGCTTCTGCGCCGACTACACCGATGGCCGCAATGCGGATCAAATTTGCCGCCGCGTTGTTGCCGCCTTTTTTGCCCATGTGGTGCAAGAAACCGGTAATCACAGCGCATCAAGCCCTAATCCAAAATGGCGCCAAGGCTTAACCGCGCTGCGTGAAGGTGGTGACGGCAAAGGCTCAGAAGCGTATTCATCCGGTTGTGGTGATGTGAACTGGCAAAAGCAGTTTGACGGCACCCTCGCTTGTGGCAAAAACCCAGATGGCACGTGGATTTCTTACTACGGCCGTGGCGCGCATCAAATCTCTTACATCTTCAACTACGCCCCACTGTCGTTGGCGATTTATGGCGACCGCGCCGTGCTACGCGACAACCCCGACCTCGTGGCATCAACATGGTTGAATATGGCCTCGGCGCTGTACTTCTTTGTGACGCCACAGCCACCTAAACCATCGGTATTGCATACGCTGGATGGCACTTGGGTACCGAACGCAGTCGATATCGCCGGCGGCTTGGGTAACGACTTCCCAACCACCAGCCAGATTATCAATGGCGAATGTATGTCCAATCCAATCAAACCAACGGCACAGGCGCGCAATAATTTCTACGTCGAATTTGCCCGCGAATTGAATTTGGACATCTCCAAAGAGTCAATGAAATGTACCGATATGAAAGCCTTTAGCGGTGGCAGCTCAGCCGCAGTGGCGATCTATTGGAATAAATCGGAAGAAACCGCCGACAACCCAGCGCCAATCAAATACCAATGTCGCCTCACCAGCGAGCAATCGGGCTTCTCGGCGCTGATCGACAATCAATACACGCAATGTGTTGAAGCCAAATGGTCAGTCAAATTGAAATAAACCCGCAGCGCTAACCCGCCGCCAAGCAACAAAAAGCCACGATATTCGTGGCTTTTTTATTCCCATCAGCCCAAAAACCTACGCGGTGCAGCCGTACAGGGCGGCGTTCTTGCACATGAAGTCGCGCTCATGCCGCGCGGCACCTACCTTTCTTTGCTTCGCCAAAGAAAGGTAGGCGAAAGAAAGTCGCCCCGAGCGCGCCCAGCTCCGCTGTGCCCTCGATTGTCGCGAGCCAAACGATAAAACTGTCTGTCTCGCTCCGCACTCGGTGCGCTTAGACGGGATCTCAAGCCCCAGACCCACGATCAAGAATATATTTAGATGTATTGCCAGAAAAGCATTGTAATTCAAAGGCTATAAGCAAATACATCCTTAGGGTGTATTCGACGCGAAGCGGCAATACACCAAGCGATATTCATGCGGCGTAATGCCTTCGGCAATTACACCCTCCTCGCTCGCATAAACAAGAGGTATTTAAATCCAGACCTTATATCGCAATGTTTAGCTGGCAATACATATACATACCTGCTTGATCGTTGGTCTGGGGCTGCTAATCCCCTGTATCCAGCCGAGTGAGGAACAAGCGGGGCGGGGTTTTTGCGCTCATTGTTTGAGGCCGCAGGCCGAGTTTTGAGCGCAACCGCCTCGATTGTCCGCAGCGAGGGCACCGACGAAGTCGGCGCAGATACCGGGGGCTGCTTTGGGGTGAAGGGGGCTTTGCAGAAGCAAAGTCCCTTTCCCGTCCGCGCGGCGGAACGCGCACCAAAAAACACGCGGCGCAGCCGCATAAAGCTAATTAATACGGTAACGAATAAAAATCGTAGACGTAAAAACCCACAAAGCTTACAATAAATTTAATTAAAATCTAATAAATAATTACTTGGACAATAGAATGTCAACTTGGAATGATTTTCTTACCGAAGTGCGAAAAGCAGAAAAAGAGCTCGGCTCTCCAGCTGAACCGTGGTATCGCGGGCATACGAATAAAGATTGGGAACTAATTCCAAGTTTGCCACGCCAAACTTCTTGGGAAGAAAAAGAAAAAAGCCTATTTTTTGAATTTACACGTACAGCATCAAGACTGTTCGAAAAAAGGACAAATGATTGGGAAACTCTATTTGATATGCAGCATCACTGGATCCCTACACGGTTGCTTGACTGGTCAACTGTAATGGGGGTAGCCATTGCATTTATTCTCCACGGAGATTACACAGATACAGAGGATAGTGCTCTTTTCATATTGAATCCACTATCATTAAAT contains:
- a CDS encoding tellurite resistance TerB family protein, with protein sequence MGLFDMFKSDTSTTMSPHFAFATGLLYMMSADGEMDNEEVGHLLSVLGGQKSSSGAIGVGAQNKQLLDRALAYRQKNSIDTFLAEATPVLTDAQKMCILMNLLDSAFSDGEAEPEEQALFAKIQAAFGVSDERFKPFFQVLMVKNDRAVFVNKDHPSNQAGYTVQLN
- a CDS encoding MEKHLA domain-containing protein — its product is MSSLALIQLLLSSYRQLLGHDLVPATDSLIDAAAWLQHEAPFCVLAHDASDDPRFIFANDSAHRCFDYPDGQLLGLPSRLSAAAPDQEEREQLLSAVREHGYACGYRGLRIAKTGRRFWIEDVTVWNLIDEMGVRHGQAATYRRWCDASDSTPSSAAT
- a CDS encoding glycoside hydrolase family 19 protein, whose product is MNKKIKLAALLAALFLSTSVMAADWDSKAVYTAGASVTYQGKNWKAKWWTTGEIPGGTQWGPWAVESNPLPTASPTVIPTATPTTSPTAKPTATPTAIPTATPTVKPTATPTATPTATPTVKPTATPTATPTAAPTATPTATPTASPTPGGNTCAPVWNPDEIYRPNLGLVIRSAYGKNYQANYYSSNIEPSANSAVGGAWKALGACTGPSTPRASGPETLAEAQAHETAAISTPYMQMIRASVATLDNKLVEQVTPGNQSNPANVKRVEGIVSQQQWNYFFPEANPGYTYTNFLRGVAKFPSFCADYTDGRNADQICRRVVAAFFAHVVQETGNHSASSPNPKWRQGLTALREGGDGKGSEAYSSGCGDVNWQKQFDGTLACGKNPDGTWISYYGRGAHQISYIFNYAPLSLAIYGDRAVLRDNPDLVASTWLNMASALYFFVTPQPPKPSVLHTLDGTWVPNAVDIAGGLGNDFPTTSQIINGECMSNPIKPTAQARNNFYVEFARELNLDISKESMKCTDMKAFSGGSSAAVAIYWNKSEETADNPAPIKYQCRLTSEQSGFSALIDNQYTQCVEAKWSVKLK
- a CDS encoding mechanosensitive ion channel family protein translates to MDSWLTQLKTLLFDTPEVHRVLLAILVIVAVNALLAFALRQVTRLAQKSNTRWDDVLVHAARPALRSLVWVLGISYILTLIPQYLHVNIVGLTSPLRSVGVTLCLAWFLFRLIALTSQSFLSDRYERGESVDSTTVDALSKLGRLIVVIATALSILQTLGFSVSGVLAAGGIGGLAVGFAAKDLLANFFGGLTIYLDRPFSVGEWIRSPDKQIEGTVEKISWRHTRIRGFNKNPIYVPNAIFTSIVVENPSRMTHRRIRETIGLRYDDIAQVHSIVSQIKEMLHAHPEIDSTQTTIVNFNQFAASSLDIMLYTFTKTTDWVRFHAVKQDVLLQIAAIIEQHHAQIAFPTRTLHIPEPPEPPEA
- a CDS encoding PD-(D/E)XK nuclease family protein → MNIFQVLSQGKARLHEPSMSAMLGYLLDSSEDHGLGDAFVRVFLEQLGAEHFAEILSCQFINSSTELEVAYQLDGARKDIDIELTLLGKADSVPYRIIIENKIKVGAANPKQLRDYYQAILQDDPTIQKLMVVFLTPESKTSALVAEYDNLTDLNPEHHKAWLYWHSATQASLVALLRQVLLAEASGEINPINEYMRHTLKAFIRHAIGAFSPVAGQGSRVGEDIGEIQAELLIELKDGSQYRVVQRDSTQIQVFNVQTGDKEVARRIMGQYIDEQNLPIKHPDFNTRTIGKMLFKLHSSVS
- a CDS encoding FRG domain-containing protein, whose protein sequence is MSTWNDFLTEVRKAEKELGSPAEPWYRGHTNKDWELIPSLPRQTSWEEKEKSLFFEFTRTASRLFEKRTNDWETLFDMQHHWIPTRLLDWSTVMGVAIAFILHGDYTDTEDSALFILNPLSLNRLSGRTDVINIPEDKTFDYKTIYWEKRPVQIEKPLAIKPSQQISDRIRAQQGVFTIFGTEDASFETAGLCCTNQLEGKSPLTPDGFIPLLPSLAYPVA